From the Xiphophorus couchianus chromosome 11, X_couchianus-1.0, whole genome shotgun sequence genome, the window CTCGATGACTAAAGCAACAAAGTGGGATTTGGACTGCGGGGGAGGGAGGGACGTGTAGGGCGGTATCCAACACAAACAACTTGGGTTCAGGAATGAGTCCTCAGTTTGCTTCAAAACCGGaggacaacagcagcagctgtgtttccattaagaataaaattgcgcaaattgataggattaaaataaatgtggccAATTTCGGTGTGGTTGTGGGGGCGAGGggagaataatttattttgctgttaaaaCGGTTTTATCGAAACGCTCCATTGACTACAATTTCCGCTATTATTATTAAGCGCTTCCAAATCTCTTCAACGCCTGAATAATGTGATAATCTGATGGCTGATGAGTGAATTATGAAGgttaactgtttacatccattACTACCATGATTTGTCttgacttatcgcgtgaacaagCCTCTTCATgtgcaattttaatttaattttttgtttaatggaaacacaacaattGCAGTTATGTTTTTTCAACAATAGCAGAACATAGATAAAGATTtgaacacatttgtaatggaaacagctACTGCCACTTACGCTTTGTTTACATTCTgtctcaaacacaaacatcattttattgggatttttgtgATTCTGCCGACAGTCTAATTGTGCACGAcacaaatctggcttttatgGAAAAGTGTCACTAAGAGAGTTATCAAGAGAAAACGACACAAGAAGTCCGATTAAAGTTGGCCACAAGCCATTTAGGTGGATGTGTTTTGCtctagatcaaagcatatttaaacatgtgttaaaatggcccatCAGTATCGAACCGAGAATCGGTGGCAATTTATGTTCACATTTATGCTTCCGATCCGACAAACTACAAAACCGGTAGCTGTAACGGCAACAAAATATGACTCTACATAATATTGGCTAAGAGAGATGAATACAAAAGTCATACTAATCATTTctgcatttagaaaaataacctgaaaactATGAATCATTCATCTACTTCCCAGTTACAGCAAGGCGCTGTAATCTCTTTAGGTCACCTCAGTCCTGCTTTAGCTGCAACGTTTTGAGTGGAAGTGTTTTTTGCTATATAGAGTTTCTGCAAATACTTCCTGTTTTTTGCTAGCCACTGTGAAATCACTACCAACATCCAACGTTGGGTAACCACCATTGCAATATCTCCTGTAAGGCGCCCAACAACTCGAGTCACAGGATTTCAAGAGAGTTTGACACAATATTCTTTATTTGACATCAACAAAGACTGATCAAATTACAACAAAACTGTTGGCAGAGTTTGGTGTTCTGGCCATAAACACAGAAACCGTTACAGGATGAGATCTTTGTACAGGCAAAATGTACACGGAACAGAGTGGAAGTTCCACACGTGATCTGGATGGGAGGCCAAAGAGTCAGGCACAGACTTAACATTTAAAGCCGTAAACGTTGGTCCTTCTGAGGCGTCGGTGGCTGATAACCGGAGGGGAAGGGCGAATACACCGGATGAAATGAGAGGTTTATCACAAATATCAAGGCAACTTGGGTTACACTGCAGTGATAACAATAAGGCACCCTCTCTGAGATCTGCTCAGTTCTTACTGATGAGCAGTGACTTCGAGATAACACAGAGCAAAGACTCACAAAGACACCTGGAGGAGGCTAATACTTATGTTTCATATATTGTGCTTATGGAtgtttttaacactgaaaaaaccCAACTGCATGTGTGTATCGTGAAGGACGAAGTGATGCGTCGTGTGCTGCCTCAGATTACACAAACGTAGCTCCTAATGGCTAAAATGTGCATATTCCAGATATTCAGTTTTTGATGCTAATGCGTCTGCACCGCTTCAcagtaacaaaaaaacactaaaagccCTTAGTTGAACACAAAATCTAAGACATGAAAGCAGAGGCAACGATTCCTGCGGTTCTGCAGTAGGAAGGTTTTAGACCGCATGTTCCGCAATGAGCTGGAAAGGTGCGCCATCCAGTGGTTGAATCACAAACTACTCATACTCCTCTGTGCAGTCATCTGGATGAGCTGTGATGactaaaagcaataaataacagaaaagaatGCAATAAATAAGTGTTTGAAGTAAAATGCAGCACAGTCAGTGATGTTAAAGTGTTGCGTTCAGTCATGTGATGAGATTTCTTGTCTCTCTTAGTAAATGCTGCTCAGGCTTGTGATAAAAGTGAAATCTTGTTCAGTTTTAATAATTGGATTTTGACTATGGTCGACAGTCTTTAGAAGCGTTGTTGTGGTAACTAAGCACGGGGCAATGTTAGACTGTATAAAAACTTtagagtttatttatataaagtgAGTAAAATGCATTGATTGATCTCATTGCTAATGGAAAATTAGCTATTTTCCTGCTAAAATAATGCACCTCATTCATTTTCTACAAGGGATGTCCCAATCTGATCCAGATATTACATATTTCTGATTATGGCAGTGTTAGAAATTACAGTTTTTGGAGTTCCTGAAAAATTTTATGCCAGCTGCACCTCTAGGAATGCATGACTATATTTGATGCAGGTAATGTGCAGCAATATAGTTTGCATCCTCTAACCTGTTCATCAGATCttggttttctgtttatattaatATTCACAAACAGATAGAGAGGCTGTAGCagcttcctgtctgtctctgtcagCAGATGGAAATAATCAACAAGACGTATCAAAACGGAATAAATTTGCTACTAAGAAATGatgaaaatgcacattttgGGTGACATGTCGTCAGAATCTGCTGATCGTTATTAAACGATTGGTTTGGTATTGGGAACAAACATCCTGATCAGGACATCCCAAGTTAATACATAACTGTATGTAGCTATATGTTATTGTTTCTTATTGTGAGCCTGAACGCTACAATTCAGTGTTACAagctttcattaaaacattgcAAGGTAAACCAGTAATACATTTCACACATTGGATCACAACTAAATACAAGCGAACATGTGCAACTTTGGCAATAAAGTTAATtaggattaaaaagaaaaaaaaccttcatctGAATTCCAGTTATGGCATGtaattttgtggaaaattcaagtaaaatttgaatttttactTTCCTCATTAGATTAAAACACAGTCACTTGCACTTTAAGTTTCTTTTCTAAAACTATACAATAAACTGATTTAGATTCTTAAGAAACTAAGCCTAAGCAATGATATTATCTCATTTGAATGGGgccataaatatattttggctCATATTTGATTATTTACTTGATTGGTCATAAACTGAATTAATTACAGCTGTTCAATTAATTTACAATGAAACCTTTATAACTCCTTATATAATTGCCACTAAAGTGGGCTGAATCATTCACTCACTGAAAATggttgtttgaaaaaaaaaaataaagaggaaaaaaaagaaactacccacttaaaaataacttaaacatactattcatccatccatccattttctgtacacccttgttcCTAGTGGGGTCagcaggggtgctggtgcctatctcctaAACATACGAATCTAATAAATTATAATCAATGGAAAGAATCTTCAGTTTCTTGAAATAATTCAGTGCTATACTTAGTCATTTTCCACAGCTCAGAACCAAATGGTCCCTAGGTTGGTGCCCTGTGGAACACCAGCTGCTTGCCTGTGGGCCAAGTTCCCAGCAGTAGCAAGGTGACACAGGCAGGTTTCTCCCATCAGTGCCTGGTTCGGCAGTCACCATCCTTAAGCTGCTCCTCATCTTCTCACTTCAGCTCGTCTTCTGTGGTTCAATGTGCAAAGTGGGCCAGACGCCACACAGAAACTGAACAAAGGGAACATCCAGCAACAGGTGAGGACTCAAGAGTGTCAAGCTACAAACATTTCATAATCTCTTCAAAGATTATCCCAGAAAAGTAACAATATTGGCATACCTTCACTTTTGGTCTATACTTGAGGTAGGTGGATCTGATCTGCAAGCTGGAGGGATGCAGGCATCGTAAGTCATCATAACCGAGCACTTTGCTGACACAGACTAAGGATCTTACCTGAAGAGAATGTGCAGGTAGGAACCAAGACCCGTGAAAATATGCCACCAAGCATGGAATTGTGTCACCACTCCAACACCAGGGGGCAGCACTTGTCTACTGGCTCTGGgttaggaaaaggaaaaaaaaccctactcTTTCAGGCAATTTTATCAACTTTGATCAACAAATATATCCAAAAGAATTTTACTCAGTTTAATTTATAATCTTAAAAATGTCTACACATCttagatatttttcaaaaaaaaaaattactattcTTTTACATCTAAGTGATCAATTTGATGAAATCTGTGATATTTCACTTGTCTTTTTTACTGTCAACATGACATTCCTAAAACTCTAACTTTGCTCACCTTAACGAGTCACAGAAAATGTTGTCGATGTTCCACAGCAGGAATCCCAACATAAAGATCCCTAAAGAGGTGTAACACAGGCCCCTGAGCCACGGGTACACCCTGAAAACACAGGGCCGAACAGCCTTTCATCAGGACGCCGCTTTATTGAATACGTCTGAACTTTTCCCTTCACATGACTGGTGTTACTTACCAGGTAACAATGAAGACAGAACGCATCACCAGGCACGCTACCAGGGCACCATACATGACCTGAAAAGAGGATCCGTACTTAGATCTAAAACAGTCCATAAGCAAATGTTTGCTACAGTTTAAAGAGTTACGCCAAGAGAAGTTTTGCTGGGGAGAAAACCgtctttttaatgtgttttcatttggcTTACTGAAAGTGTGAAAGGAAAAACCAAAGTGTCAGCAGTTTCACTTCTGCTTACCGGGTAAATAAATATCCTGCAGACTAATTGGTGGAGGAATGTAAGTAACACCAGTTCAGGAAAGTGCATCACCTGGCCTGGAAGGCAGAAAAACTAAGCAATTTGTTTACTTCtgtatttataagaaaaaaagttttaaaattagctttaattttttttttacaaaggtcAGAAAAACCAGATTAACGTGTAAATCCAaattagctgctgctggccacgccgcCCAACTCAATCTTTAAGCTCTTACGTGATAacggctgcaaacagatgaacTGTTATGCAACcgtgcatctttgaaaagcagaggtggtgcctcctgcacaatcaacaagaacCCAGCAAGCAGTTTCTGGATGGTAcgtcaaaaataaaactcttgtATTTTCTAGCAGCCCAGGAGCGGTTTCTTGGTGACGGACGGTGCTGCTGGGGTTGCCAAGTAACAGGCTGGGCTGTGCTGGGATCAGAGGAGCAGCACCTGCTcatttgtgacattacattccagaggtttttgaaacaggtAATGTTTGAAACCCTaaaaatcattaatttattaCCAAAAATTGGttgagtggttttttttttaagtgacaaGGTCGTTTGTAGAAGCAGTAGGGACCTAAATGGAAGAACTTAGTGCACACAGAACAACCCCGGTGAACCAGAGGAGACGGGCAATCCCAACAGAGACAACGCAGGTAGTGGATTGtctacatatttaaaacaactccAAAGTTGGCCTGTGACgctaacaaattttgctggatgacaAATTGTCACAATAATTATTgctataaataataatattgttgttttgggagcattttcaagtaatatatcaATAATGAAATAGTAATGCAAGTTTGCCCTTTCAAAgactaataaataatatatacacAAACCTGTCcttcaaaaatatacaaatcattagaatggaaattatcaaacaaattttgattttacCCATCAATTGCTTAATTGCTTAACTCCGTATTGCCACAATAAGGAGTTACTCCAAGGGGATTTAAACGTTTGTATTTTCAGCTACCAACTAAGTCTAAGATAAAAATTCCTAAATAACCTTGACCATTTTCAGGTGGTTTTAATGTTGTGCAATTGATCCAGGGACTGAATCTACCtatattattgaaaataatcaaaccaaaTCTCCAGTCAGTTCTGTAGTAGCTACTCTTTGAAGTTCATAAAcataagaaaagcaaacaaattaaaacaaagttaaaaaaaaagttcttatgATGGAAGAATACCAAAAATGCACTGAACCGTGTATATACTGCCTACCAATCAGCATCTACCATCTAGAGCGCGCCTGCTGTGTGGGTGGGTCCAGTGTTTACATAAGTTAAAGGTGACCTACTGCACCCTGCTAGCAAACAAGGGCAGATAAACACCTTACCTGGTGAAACACTGGCTCTTTCCACTGTAGGTACACCTGAACAAGATATACAAAGAACGAGAGGAtatgactgtttttgtttactatGTTTACAGTAAGCAACTTTTAAAGTACTTGCAGGCACTCACCAATGTGACCGAGACGCTGAAGATTATCAACAACACGATAGGAAACACACTGATGCTGTTCTCTTGCTTGAAGCACTCGTAcctgaacaaaagaaatatgTCCTGTCTTTTAGCTTCAGCTTAAGCTGCGTAAAAAAGTGACGCTGAAAGAAAGTGGTTCATGAAGTACACACATGGCTGGAACATTGTAGTTCCCTGTAGCAGTGAGGCATTCACTTGAAATTGGATTCAACAGGTCTTTTTACAGCCCTATGTCACATTATACAGGTGTGGACAAATTGGCTGccttggtaaaaataaaaatgaacttaaatGAAATCCTTTTTTACTGCAGTAGCAAAACAAGGGAAACAATTAGAAAAAACTCTAATTTAATTAGAGAACATATATTCAATCaggaaaaacactaaaaattatgtatttctttCTGTAGCAGAATTATTGCTAACCCTAATAattcatttacataaaatgttacTGAGTATTTTAGACCAGCTTTCAAAACCAACTCATCGGTAAAGGACCTTAAATgcaccaaaagaagaaaattaaataaaatctgaaccaCTTACAGAcagtacacaaacacacatgtacTGTAAATCATTGGCAACTCGTCCAGCAGCTGGAAAAGAGCAGAAAggaaagataaataataatataatattgaGAACAAGAAAGCTTGTCTGTGGATGTCTGGAGTGTGAGAGGATGAAACGGCTGCGTATCCCACCTGCATCTCATACAGCAGCGTCATGTGGAAGCACCAGGAACCGACACCTACGGCTGCATCCCACGAACACACAGAAAGAAACGGAAAGACGTTTTAACATCCTGTTGTATGAGCGGCGTGACCAGCAGAAGCATCGGCTCACCTGAAAGACCAAGAAACGAGCAGATATAACGAAACTCCAGGCCGTCCCGGAACGTCTGGACGGCTCCATATATGGGAGGAAGAATCATTATCAGGTTGCTGACAGTGTTCCCTgttcaaacagaagaaaacaagtcaGTGGTTCTGACTTTAGATTGAAACATCTGCAACTACTTCTATTGTTGAGCTGCTACTTCTAGATGGTACTCTACTCCTGCTTTGTTTAAAGTCTTCCTGTTGGTTTAAAAAGGGCCCGCAGTACAAAACAGGATGTGTTCAATCCGGTTTCCAAGGTTACTAATTAGGTTTCCACCACGTTCAGGCTTTTCCTGGTCTAATCAGAGTTCctgttttctttgaggtctgacCTGTTGATTCCTAATTT encodes:
- the acer3 gene encoding alkaline ceramidase 3; its protein translation is MAPSIDRQGYWGRPTSTLEWCEENYVVSFYIAEFWNTVSNLIMILPPIYGAVQTFRDGLEFRYICSFLGLSAVGVGSWCFHMTLLYEMQLLDELPMIYSTCVFVYCLYECFKQENSISVFPIVLLIIFSVSVTLVYLQWKEPVFHQVMYGALVACLVMRSVFIVTWVYPWLRGLCYTSLGIFMLGFLLWNIDNIFCDSLRASRQVLPPGVGVVTQFHAWWHIFTGLGSYLHILFSLQIRSTYLKYRPKVKFLCGVWPTLHIEPQKTS